Proteins from one Desulfurellaceae bacterium genomic window:
- a CDS encoding DEAD/DEAH box helicase, translated as MRRIRDLRKYGLPDSLLEIWEHQQGEFLLPVQEVAVQRYGLFEGQSLIISSPTSSGKTFVGEMAAMRATFAGKRVLYLTPLRALAEEKYQTFCDRYGSYGVKVAVATRDRHEFDRAIEQGDYHLAVLVYEKLSQLLVRHPHLLRGVALVVVDELQMLGDTERGAGLELSLAKLLGCEPRPQLLGLSAVLREAEPIAEWLDADLLLQDERPVELYRGVLLNGNFRYKAYNTGEEGQERFVDTESEDPTEVLLATVAHLVQQDEQLLIFLKAKRDTVQCALALANSAHLPPAQTALAELDGCEETALKAQLTTAFGGGVAFHHADLTSEERRVVEAAYRRGELRVIACTTTLAFGVNLPASTVFVEPMKWATDERTGTPIEMPVSWAEYENISGRAGRLGFREEFGRSILIAVNQFQADLLWNGYIQGEQEQFALAPGQAGFADRVLNVIASKLCSTRDEVAAFFALTYMGFLRRGAKLSQTDETTREIDTILDSLVQAQLLHRSEDGRLEASSLGEVAARRGIQAATAVKLARFFSQARDRAVPELELLHLFSLTADGKRLYVPLSTVEHRSRMYESMLNERLPEDGQPPGEELGRLLHASMLPTSKEVRSAKLSLLLSEWIKGDALSGLESRYQCYAGTIKALTDEISWLADAANEVAEVMGWTAAHHLKDLADCVRFGVGPDGLALARAQLPGLDREALRSLVAAGFDSPAAVREASPEILAVYLSPSQIETLRAAG; from the coding sequence GAGACTTACGCAAATACGGTCTGCCGGACAGTCTGCTGGAGATTTGGGAACACCAACAGGGCGAGTTTCTGCTGCCCGTCCAAGAGGTCGCGGTCCAGCGTTACGGGCTGTTTGAGGGCCAGAGCCTGATCATTTCGTCCCCCACCTCTTCGGGCAAAACTTTTGTCGGCGAGATGGCCGCCATGCGGGCCACCTTTGCCGGTAAACGGGTCTTGTACCTGACCCCGCTGCGCGCCCTGGCCGAAGAGAAATACCAGACCTTCTGTGACCGCTATGGGTCGTACGGGGTCAAGGTTGCGGTTGCCACCCGCGACCGTCACGAGTTTGACCGGGCGATTGAACAGGGCGACTATCATCTGGCCGTTCTGGTGTATGAAAAGCTGTCTCAGCTCCTGGTTCGTCACCCCCACCTGCTGCGCGGCGTTGCCCTGGTCGTGGTCGACGAGCTGCAAATGCTGGGCGATACCGAACGTGGGGCGGGTCTGGAGCTGAGTCTGGCCAAACTCCTGGGCTGTGAGCCGCGCCCGCAGCTGTTGGGGTTGTCCGCAGTCTTGCGCGAGGCCGAACCCATCGCCGAGTGGCTGGACGCCGATCTGTTGCTGCAAGACGAACGGCCGGTCGAACTGTACCGCGGCGTCCTGCTGAACGGCAACTTTCGCTACAAAGCCTATAATACCGGCGAAGAGGGGCAGGAGCGCTTTGTTGACACCGAGAGTGAGGATCCGACCGAGGTCTTATTGGCCACCGTCGCCCATCTGGTGCAGCAAGACGAGCAGCTCCTGATCTTCCTCAAAGCCAAGCGGGACACCGTGCAGTGCGCCTTGGCCCTGGCCAACAGCGCCCATCTGCCGCCCGCCCAGACAGCCCTGGCCGAGCTTGACGGCTGTGAAGAAACCGCTCTCAAAGCTCAGCTCACAACGGCGTTTGGCGGTGGGGTGGCGTTTCATCACGCGGATCTCACGTCCGAGGAACGCCGGGTGGTCGAGGCCGCCTATCGACGCGGAGAACTGCGGGTGATCGCCTGTACCACCACCCTGGCTTTTGGCGTCAACCTGCCGGCATCGACCGTGTTTGTCGAGCCGATGAAGTGGGCGACCGACGAGCGGACGGGCACGCCTATCGAGATGCCGGTGTCGTGGGCCGAGTACGAAAATATTTCCGGACGCGCCGGGCGTCTGGGCTTTCGAGAAGAGTTCGGTCGCTCCATCCTCATTGCGGTCAACCAGTTTCAGGCCGACCTGCTGTGGAACGGCTACATCCAGGGCGAACAGGAACAGTTTGCCCTGGCTCCCGGCCAAGCCGGTTTTGCCGACCGGGTGCTGAACGTAATCGCTTCCAAGCTTTGCTCCACGCGTGATGAAGTGGCGGCCTTCTTTGCACTGACCTATATGGGTTTTCTGCGGCGTGGCGCCAAACTGTCCCAGACCGATGAGACCACCCGCGAGATCGACACCATTCTCGACAGTCTGGTCCAAGCCCAGCTGCTCCACCGCAGCGAGGACGGCCGTCTGGAAGCCTCAAGCCTGGGAGAAGTGGCCGCCCGGCGCGGCATTCAGGCCGCAACAGCGGTCAAGCTGGCCCGCTTTTTCAGCCAGGCCCGAGACCGGGCCGTACCCGAGCTAGAGCTGCTGCATCTGTTCAGCCTGACCGCGGACGGCAAACGGCTGTACGTTCCGCTGTCCACGGTCGAACACCGCAGCCGGATGTATGAAAGCATGCTGAACGAGCGGCTGCCCGAAGACGGCCAGCCACCCGGCGAGGAACTCGGGCGGCTGCTGCACGCCAGCATGCTGCCGACCAGCAAAGAGGTCCGTTCGGCCAAGCTGTCCCTGCTCCTGAGCGAATGGATCAAGGGCGACGCCCTCTCCGGCCTGGAAAGTCGCTATCAGTGTTACGCCGGGACGATCAAAGCCCTGACGGACGAAATCAGTTGGCTGGCCGATGCGGCCAACGAGGTGGCCGAGGTGATGGGCTGGACCGCAGCCCATCACCTCAAAGACTTGGCCGATTGTGTGCGTTTCGGCGTCGGGCCGGACGGCTTGGCCCTGGCCCGCGCCCAGCTGCCCGGCCTTGACCGGGAAGCGCTGCGCAGCCTGGTGGCGGCCGGCTTTGACTCGCCCGCAGCCGTCCGAGAAGCATCCCCGGAAATCCTGGCCGTCTACCTGTCCCCCAGCCAGATTGAGACCCTGCGCGCCGCAGGTTGA